A segment of the Microbacterium luteolum genome:
CAGGATGTCCACCCCGGCCAGCGCTTCCGTCAGCCGGTCGTCCGCGAGCGCCGCGGAGTCCAGCAGGTCGACGGCCCAGGTGGACCCGCCCACCGCCGCCGCCGCGGCTTCGCAGCCTTCGGCATCCCGGTCGGCGACGACGACGTGCGCGCCGCGAGCCGCCAGCTCGTGCACGACGGCCAGCCCGATCCCGCTGGCACCGCCGGTGACGAGCGCCCGCCGGCCGGCGAGCGGCTGCGGTGCGGCGCTCACCGGGCGACCCTGGCCAGGCCGTGCGTGCGTGCGTCGGCGTCGTCGACGGCGAGCAGGGAGATCCCGCGGGTCTCCTTCATCGTGATCACCGCGAAGGCGGTGACAGCGCAGGCCACGGCCACGTAGACGGCCACCGGCATCCACGACCCGTACTGCTGCAGCAGCGCGGTCGCGATGATCGGCGCCAGGGATCCGGCGACGATCGAGGTGACCTGGTAGCCGAGGGAGACACCGGAGTAGCGCATGCGCGTCGGGAACATCTCGGCCATGATCGCGGGCTGGCCGGCGTACATCAGGGCGTGGAAGCAGAGTCCGATGGTGACAGCGGCGATGATCAGGAACGGGTTCATGGTGTCGAACATCGGGAAGGCGAAGAACGCCCAGGTGGCGCCGAGCACGGCTCCGGCCAGGTACACCGGGCGACGGCCGAAGGCGTCGGAGAGCCGACCGACCTGCGGGATCACCAGGAAGTGGATGACGTGGGCGATCAGGAGCGCCAGCAGCAGCTGGCTGGTGTCGTACTGGTGCACGGTCTTCAGATACACGATCGTGAAGGACACGATGATGTAGTAGAGGATGTTCTCGGCGAAACGCAGGCCCATCGCCCCGAAGACGCCCCGCGGGTACTTCTTCACGACCTCCAGCACGCCGTAGCCGGCGGCCTTGTCCGCCTCCACCTGTGCACGGGCCTCGAGGAAGATCGGCGCCTCGCTGACGTGGGTCCGGATGTAGTAGCCGATGATGACGACGATCGCTGACAGCCAGAAGGCCACGCGCCAGCCCCAGCCGAGGAACTGATCGGACGGCAGAAGCCACGACATCCCGAGGAGCACGAGCGTGGCCAGGAGGTTGCCGACGGGGACGGCGGCCTGCGGCCAGCTCGACCAGAAGCCCCGAGACTTGTCCGGGCTGTGCTCGGCGACGAGCAGCACCGCACCGCCCCACTCACCGCCCACAGCGAAGCCCTGGATGAAGCGGAGCGCCACGAGCATCGCGGGCGCCCAGTAGCCGATGGTGTCGAAGCCCGGCAGGCACCCCATCAGGAACGTGGCGACGCCCACCAGGATGATCGTGATCTGCAGGGTGTGCTTGCGCCCCAGCCGGTCGCCGATCTGACCGAACACGATGCCGCCGAGCGGACGGGCGACGAAGCCCACCGCGTAGGTCAGGAAGGCGGCGATGATGCCGTCGAGCTCGGTGCCGGCATCCGGGAAGAAGAAGGTGCCGAAGACCAGCGAGGCGGCGGTGGCGTAGAGGAAGAACTCGTACCACTCCACGACGGTGCCCACCATCGAGGCGGCCACGATCCTCTTCAGCCCGGATGTCCGTGGCTCCGTCTCCTGGGTGGTCGTCGTCTTGTTGACGCTCATGGGTGCACTCCTTCGTGTTCTGCAGTGTCCGCATCGACAGCTGCTGCCCTGGGCCCCGCGACCCAGCGGGAAGGGGAGGCCCCCGCCAGTATGGGCACGACGGATGCTGTGCACCAATGACCAGTCGAGCAGAGGCGTGGTGCAGAATTGCAGATATGAACGCATCGCTCGGAACCGCCGCCAGTCCCGACGATCTGCTGATCCTGCTGGCGGTCGCGCGCACCGGACGCTTCACGACCGCCGGAGAGAGCCTCGGATTGAACCACACCACGGTCTCTCGCCGGATCGCCGCGCTGGAGGTCGGGCTCGGCGGTCGGGCTCTGGCCCGCACCCCGGGCGGATGGGAGCTGACCGACCTGGGACGCCGCGCCGTGCGTGCCGCGGAAGACGTCGAGACCGCGTTGGCGAGCATCCACGAAGACGGCGAACAGGCCGACCAGATCGCCGGCGTCGTGCGCATCTCCGCCACCGACGGGTTCAGCGCATTCATCATCGCCCCCGCGCTCGCGCAGCTGCATCGGAGGCATCCGCGTCTCAGCGTCGAGATCGTCAACGTCACCCGCCGCGCTCTCCAGCATCGCTCAGGTCTCGACATGGAGGTCGTGGTCGGCGAGCCGCAGGTGCATCGGGCCGAGGCGATCCTGCTCGGTCACTACACGCTGGGAATGTACGCCGCGCGCAGCTATCTGGACGAGTTCGGCACACCCGCCGGCATCGCGGAGCTGAGCGAGCATCCGCTGGTCTACTTCGTCGACTCGATGCTGCAGGTCGATGTTCTCGACGCACCACGGCGCCTGGTCCCCGGCATGCGGGACTCGCTCAGCTCCACGAACGTCTTCGTGCACGTCGAGGCCACCAGGGCCGGAGCGGGAATCGGGTTCCTGCCCTGCTTCCTCGCCGACCGGCACCCCGATCTGGTGCGCCTGCTCCCGGGAGAGTTCGCCGAGCGGCTGCCGTACTGGCTCGTGCTGCGGCCGGACTCCCTGCGCCAACCGGCCGTGGCCGCGGTCGCGGATGCGCTGCGGCGACGCACGGCCGCCATGCAGGACGCGCTGCTGGGCGCCGTGACGGCGATCGATGCCTGACACTCGCCTGCGGGCGGTCTAGTCTGGCGCCGTGACCGATCGCACGAGCCTCCGCTTCTCGACCGAGCGCTTCAAGGCGTTCGCCGACGCCGTCGTCGCGATCGCGATGACGCTGCTGATCCTGCCGCTGCTGGAAGCGGTGTCGGATGCCGGCGCGAAGCACCTGACCACCGGAGAGTTCTTCGCCGAGAACGGCGGCCAGCTTTTCAGCTTCGCGCTCAGCTTCCTGCTCATCGCGAATTTCTGGATGGAGCATCACCGGCAGTACACCGAGGTCACGGAGATCACCCCCGCGCTTCTCTGGATCAACATCGCGTGGCTGGCGACGATCGTCTGGCTGCCCGTGCCGACGGCGATGCTCGGGCAGATGGACACGGATCCCCTGCAGGAGACGGTCTACATCGGCACCCTGATCCTCACCCAGGTCGCCACACTCGCGGCGAAGCTCTACCTGCTGCGGCATCCGGATCTCACCAGCACGCCGATCTCACGCGTCCGGCAGGACGTGGCCGGCGACGTCGCCGCGATCATCCTCTTCGGCCTGGCGCTCGGGATCGCCGTCGTCATGGTCGATCAGGGCTACTTCGCGCTCTTCCTGCTCTTCCTCACCGGCATCCTCGCGCGCGCTCTGAACCGGCTCTGGTCGCGGCGGGCTCCGGGATCGGAGGATGAGACCGTCGGAGACGACGAACCGGGCGGTCCCCGTACACGCAGGTAGGCTGGTCCGCGGCATCCAACCGTCTTTTCTGAGGAGCACACGCATGGGCGCACACGACGCCGTCATCGAGATCCCGCGCGGCAGCCGCGTGAAGTACGAGGTCGACCACGAGACCGGACGAGTGCACCTCGACCGCGTGCTCTACACGACCTTCGGGTACCCGGCCGACTACGGCTACTTCGACAACACCCTGGGCGAGGACGGCGACCCGCTCGACG
Coding sequences within it:
- a CDS encoding MFS transporter, which codes for MSVNKTTTTQETEPRTSGLKRIVAASMVGTVVEWYEFFLYATAASLVFGTFFFPDAGTELDGIIAAFLTYAVGFVARPLGGIVFGQIGDRLGRKHTLQITIILVGVATFLMGCLPGFDTIGYWAPAMLVALRFIQGFAVGGEWGGAVLLVAEHSPDKSRGFWSSWPQAAVPVGNLLATLVLLGMSWLLPSDQFLGWGWRVAFWLSAIVVIIGYYIRTHVSEAPIFLEARAQVEADKAAGYGVLEVVKKYPRGVFGAMGLRFAENILYYIIVSFTIVYLKTVHQYDTSQLLLALLIAHVIHFLVIPQVGRLSDAFGRRPVYLAGAVLGATWAFFAFPMFDTMNPFLIIAAVTIGLCFHALMYAGQPAIMAEMFPTRMRYSGVSLGYQVTSIVAGSLAPIIATALLQQYGSWMPVAVYVAVACAVTAFAVITMKETRGISLLAVDDADARTHGLARVAR
- a CDS encoding LysR family transcriptional regulator; this encodes MNASLGTAASPDDLLILLAVARTGRFTTAGESLGLNHTTVSRRIAALEVGLGGRALARTPGGWELTDLGRRAVRAAEDVETALASIHEDGEQADQIAGVVRISATDGFSAFIIAPALAQLHRRHPRLSVEIVNVTRRALQHRSGLDMEVVVGEPQVHRAEAILLGHYTLGMYAARSYLDEFGTPAGIAELSEHPLVYFVDSMLQVDVLDAPRRLVPGMRDSLSSTNVFVHVEATRAGAGIGFLPCFLADRHPDLVRLLPGEFAERLPYWLVLRPDSLRQPAVAAVADALRRRTAAMQDALLGAVTAIDA
- a CDS encoding TMEM175 family protein, whose product is MTDRTSLRFSTERFKAFADAVVAIAMTLLILPLLEAVSDAGAKHLTTGEFFAENGGQLFSFALSFLLIANFWMEHHRQYTEVTEITPALLWINIAWLATIVWLPVPTAMLGQMDTDPLQETVYIGTLILTQVATLAAKLYLLRHPDLTSTPISRVRQDVAGDVAAIILFGLALGIAVVMVDQGYFALFLLFLTGILARALNRLWSRRAPGSEDETVGDDEPGGPRTRR